ACGACACCTACTATGAACTGCTTCGAGAGATCAAGTTGttcctttctcttcctttttttttttttttcgtttccctTTCTCGAAATTCCCTTATTTGTTTTAagtaaattgttgaaaattttaattatcattttaatgaaCATTCGAGGGAGTTGAATTGTATATGtacattctattttatttatcccCCTCCCCCGCACACACGCCCATGCACGCACCTGTATTAACGCATAAATTAAAACTCTATCTGAATCATGATCCATAATAATTTCAGCTCGATATATCATAAATATCAGCTTATTTTCAAAACTCTTCATATTCTAGTAAAACTCTATCGTTTTCGTTATCTTCACTTTTATCAGTTATTAAATTTCAGTTGAATAATTTGCCTCTGCTTTCTCTTCCTCCCCTCCGCTATTTCCTTTGGAAACGTGCACGCgacaagaaagaaaaaagatgaaagggttaaaatcagATCCTTTGATATTATCGTTGCGTAAAAGAAATTTTAGTTTCACTAGAAACTAAATTATGTCCCAGAAAGGGGAATTGTTGAATAAATTCTCCGAGTGTCACTAAAATGTATCGATATCGTTAGAAAAAAACATATAACAGGTGATCGAATGAGAATCGATTATATAGCAAATATGGAAACAACAATGACGATAATGGGATATACTGGTTTTCTTTTGGTTGCGCAACAAATCCAAGATCTAGTTATGACAATATGGTTGCACAAGCTTCGCTAGATTCCTCGgaaggaacgaacgaacgaacgatcgcGAATCATGATACAACTACACATACCAGGACTCTATATCGAACGTGGCTAATTCGAAATATTTTACTTTCGTTACTTTCAGCAACGTGGCAGAATTTTGTCCTCTCGAACCACGTAAGCCGACGGCAGGCGTTTCCTTAGAGGATCGTGCATTATTTCACCTCGATCTTTGTTAGAAATGTCCGATTCGCGTTTCGTAataccttcttctttcttttttcttccctttttgcaACCTTACGGAAGTTTTCTATCGCGGAATGTCGCCTGTTCTCTACTGTTAAACGTTCCACTTCCACTTTTCCATCCAGTCGGTTGCTAGTTTTTCTCCTCTCGTTTCGCTAAACTACTTTTACGacgaataattttgataatCTTTATGTTTGCGCTTTCACCGTACGACTCGGTgggtacattaaaaaaaaaaaattgaaagcgCAGAAGAATCGGTACACCTTGGAAATCTATCGGCTCTTCCGCGAGTATCGTCAAACAATTTCCTATCCACCTTTCATTCACGCTTTCGAATAATTTCTAATGTCTCTGAATCTCCCTTAAATATCAGTACCGCGCGGGAAAGGACGATTAGACGATTAGACGATTGGACGATGACGATAAGATTCGAAAGGATCGTGGTAAGCACAAGGGTACAACTATTGACCTACCTACGAATACATTGCGTAAAATTACAACTTGCATCGTAACAAGAGAAAGGATACTTCGTTGGAAACTGTTTCAGATCAAGCTTTATTTTATATACCGTTCAtctattaattgatatttattaatcATCGTATATGGAATTATCTTGTAATAGcattataaaattaacagtGTTTAAATTGTACCGGCACATCGTTTATTAGCTCGGGGCAAAGTACCGTTCACTGTTCCCCCTTTCGTCAACAATTTCCTTCGAGAAATGTTCTAACAAAATATAGAAACGCTCCGGTATCCAGAGTAACGATCACTGACCCTGTAACAGCGTTTGTAACTGCAGTAATTCGCGTACCaaagattttcaaaaaaaaaaaattccaccgTCGTCGCGCTAATAAATTCGTTATAAATTGATTACGCGAACGGCGTTATTCCTAATTAGGTACCAACGATCGATCACGTTTATTATCGATCTTGAAATCGACACCTTTTAGCATTTAACTTATACAGGTATTACAtggatcctttttttttttcgggaaAAACGGGTATCTCGTCCGAGACGAGAATTTTGTTTCTTAAATAACGAACGCGTCGAGACTTACGGTACGAGTTGCGGCTCATTAAAAAAAGCACACTTTCACTTCTGGTCCACGAAACGAGCAAGTATTTACCTGTATTTTATCGAGCTTAGACGTTGATACGTTCGTTTTATAAGACTTATTTCTATCGTACAAATAAATCGATGAACATCCTATCAATTAGAGGTGGagataattatagaaaatttaggaTCTATTTAAAAAGTCAATTCTCTTTCGAGTTTCCAACGTTTCGACGCTACATCTTTCTGAAACTGTGCTTTCAGAGAACAATACCTTTTCAACGTATTCGAGGTGATAGTTTCGACATTGGAATCGAAATTGCAGCGAATCGAAAATCTGGACAAAGCGGTGGAACATTTGATGAGAAGAGTGGAAGCTTTGGATTCACGCGTGAACGATAACATCGATAAAACCGATGCCGTTATCACGAAACTGCGAACACTGGATTTAAAGCTGTTCAATGCTCAATCAAGCTTCTTTCCGGTCGAACCTGCGTACGGGACAAGAACCTCTGACAACAAAAATGGTAGCGCGGCTAAAAGCGGTACGTATAGATACGCGTGAAATCGTAAACGTTTGTAACAGAaaaatcgaaaagaaaaatagttaaAGATATCTGGGGAGTAATTAATACGTCCGTCGTTTCTTCTCGAACGTTTTCTCTCCTCCATTTTATTCCTGTTACATTCTGTTGACGATCGTTTTCTCCTGTTTTGCACACGTTCAACCTACAATCTCGTATTCATCCGATGAAACAGGTTCGACGATCCAAACGATTAATCAGAAACAAGAAGACACAGAAGCGTCGGAAACGCTCGGTGAAAAATTATTGTCGCTCGATCAAAAGGTCTCGGACATTGATAACAAACTGATCGATTTAAAGAATCAACTGGACAATAACTTTTTACAAAACGACGACATAAACGCTGAGGCTAGCGAGAAGAAACCAATTAGCATGAGCGTGATCGAGATCACGAAAGCGATGAGCAACGAAGTGATCAACCATGTTACGATCGAGATTGAGAATCTTCGACAGGCGACCACCAATATCGATAGGAAATTACAATTCCATACGAATCTGGTGTCCGATCGTTTGGGTGCTATACAGAACATGGTGACGGACGTACACGACGCGATACTCGTCGGAGCAACCGCAAACGGTCAACAAATCTTCAATGTTACACCGGCTGTTGAAGTGTCACCGAAGGAAAGTAAAATCGATCGACTGGTGCAACAGATGTATCCAATGATCACGGTGTCCGATAAAATCGATCAAATTTGGAACGTGGTGGTAAGGAAAATTAATGTATACCTATTGTTAATCCTTGAAACTAATTCTTACTAAACCCTCGATACCGATATCTTGATTTTCAAAAAGGTTGGCACCAAAAGTTCCGTGGATAATCTATTACCGAAATCGGACGAATTGCTTTCTCAAACTCAGAGACAGGAAAGAGCGATCAGTGAGATTCAACAGGATTTCAGATTGAAGACGAACAAGATTATTGAGAATCTAGAAGACGTTGAGAACAGGTTGCGTAAACAGGTAGACGATGTACCTGGTACTCTTGGTCAACGTCCGATACCTGCGGAACTGTTGCTCGATCCAACGATCGATCGACTCGTGGAATACGATTCGAGTAGGTCAGTTTCCGTTTTAGAAGATATCAATTATTCTTCGTTACCTCGTAGTTAAGATATCTCGGACGACGATCCTACCTCCTTTCTCTTTGATTCAGATACGTTGGATCGACCGAAGAAATAACGACCGAGACAAGTGCTACACCAGTAACACCAACTACCATCGTGTCATCCTCGGTCTCCATGTCGATGTCGTCCTCCACGTCGTCGAATATTGTCCCGGTTACTGGTTTCAACAATTCTAACATTATCAGCGCTGGTCTCAACAATTCCATCAACTCCACCACTAGTCCTGGGATAGTTGGATCCTCTTCGAACAGTCAACGATCCTCGGCTAAAAATCGTGGAGTTATATTCCCGAGCGTTAAAAATAAACCAAGCCCAGCTAATTCAACCTTCGCCACCGATGCGTTCCTCAGTTTCAAAGATGTTAAGGTGAGAcctagaagaaaattaaaattttcacaagacacgtatcaaaattaaaaaatcatatcatttttatcattcttACAGGGTTACTCGTGCGTTGATTTATTGAACGCAGGCATGAGAGACAGTGGTGTCTACTATCTTCAGATACGCGGGACAACTTACTGGTTCCTCAAAGTTTACTGCGAGCAGGATATAGCCGAAGGTGGTTGGACGGTAAGGGAATTAATTTGAAACTTTTCATTTCCACTTACAAACGTCCTCGGTTATTCTTCGTATCGTGAAAGACGTTGCAACAGCTGTTAATGATGTAAATATCAAATCAAGGATCAAAACTATAGCAACTCGTAATTACCATGTCGAGTCGGTACCAAGGTATCAATTAGCGCTTCGCGTTACCTAGAAAGGGTTGTCATCGCATCAAAATAATCCAACGTATGAAGGACTTGATACGACTTTTCCTTTACGTATACGCAGGTTATTCAAAGAAGAGACGATTTCGGTGAACCAAGGGAGAATTTCAATCGCGATTGGGCCGACTACAAGAACGGGTTTGGCGATCCTGCCAGAGAATTTTGGCTCGGCAATGAAAACATATACATGTTAACAAATAACGAAGATTACATGCTTAGAGTGGAACTGGAAGATTTTGAAGGTAACAAAAGGTAAAAGTAAAAGATGCGCGTTATAAACGCGACTGTATTCGATGGGGCAGTGAGTTTGCATTCGTCCGCGTTTCTTTGTACGTACGTATACCATTAACCCTTTCAAATCACCCCGAACATCTTCTAATTAACAGTTCCTAGTAATTCGATATCTTTTAACATTTCAAATACACATCAATCTTTCTCTTCAGGTACGCGCAATACTCTCATTTCAAAATCTATTCGGAAGGAGAATATTACAAATTGGAAATAGATGGATACGATGGAAACGCTGGTGATTCTTTGAACGATCCCTGGTACGGTTCAAACAATAGTCCTTTCTCCACGTACAACAGGTAAAATGATCATTCCTATTTGTTTCtctgatgttaattatatttgtgtCTTTGATATGCACCTTTCGTTTGGATCACACAGAGATAACGACAGGTCATCCTTGAATTGTGCTTCAATGCTGAAAGGTGGATGGTGGTGGAAATCGTGCGGTCGTGGATTAAATGGTCTTTACTTGAACGATCCCCAGGATTTGACTGCTCGGCAAGGTACGTGGTTTTATTGTCTACCATTATTTTCTATCGTGACAAATGTTATCCATATCAGGTATCGTATGGTTTCGTTGGAGAGGCTGGGATTACACTCTAAAACGCGCTATGATGATGATCAAACCAAAAGGACCCACGGCAGCTCCATAGGATATTAAAATCGTACGAAAGAAGAagatggaaaagaagaaaatgagttAAAAAAGTTTTCACAAGTTGTGCTAAGCGGGAACAACAACCTTGTTATTCTTGCTCTCTACTGAAAGATAAAATTGATCTATTTCCTTTCCTCTATTAAATGTATGCGTGTTAAGTATCTGGCCTCGATGTTGTGATCACGAGATATGGCTATGTcaatgaaatatgtaattttatttattttggtaATTATCGTGACGTCTGGTCTGTTTGTTTCCCAGTTTATTTTATTCGTTGCGTTTCCCATGACTGGTTGGcctgtgtatatgtatatttgtgcGATGATTGGAAATTTGTATTTTCATGCGTGCTAGATGTGTATTTTATTTAGCATATTCTGCACCAGCTAAAATAtctgtattaatttttatctagTGTTATGCTTTCGTGTTCCTTATGCGAAACTTGCGTGCGTGCTATTCTATTCATAGTTGTATTTGAAAGGAGTTTTAATCATTCCTTTATGTTTGCGTGCATGTTGTGTGTTCCCTTCTGTTCTTATCTCAATCTCTGTTTTAGCTGGTGATTGCTCTTTCCTTCTATGGTTGCTCCTGTCTTTACTTTATTCGTATCTATTCTTTCAAAAATGTTGTTCTTGTCGTGCACGACTCGTATGATCGATTGATGTTTATTCTATGATTATACCAAGTTCAGATTTTTATTGATTGTCTATTGCTCAATTAGACAGCTGgtcatctttttcttcttcttcttcttcttaccaTTATTATGTCGTTGCAAGAAGCATTCAATACGTGATACTTCGTATTTCAATTATTTGGACATGAATAATTCATCTGTATTTCAGATCGTTTGCAACTTGCAAGGTgttttattgtaaatatttgcGATAGTATTATTACATCTCACAGGGATTGCATCTGCCTGAAAAATTACAGAAATGTATCTCCGTGTATGGCAAGCGACATATACTTTGTAATAATATATCCCACTACATAAATTTAAACAAGAAAATCAGATGTGTTACTAATTTTATGATCCTCAAAACTTTTAAACGATAcataatattacaaattaaattatagCATTTCACAGAGTACTAGATATCACTGCTGTAAGTATAACTATAACATCAAGAATGTTTCTTTGGCATGCAATATTTCTTTGCATAGTTTCATTTAACCAATCTAAATATAAATCTAATCGGGCATATACGCCAGGAAAGTTTGGACGAGCACAACCTTTTCCCCAGGAAACTATTCCTATTTGTGTCCCGTTACATAATAATGGTCCACCACTGTCACCCTGAAATTTCATTGTTCCTGTGTTATAGAAATTATCTACAGAATCTACATgaaaaaataagttgaaaatgtaGAGTGATCTTTTTTCATATAAgccttcatttttcaataaatcaaTGTTTAAGATTCatcgaaatttttatatttgtaataaagGCCGCCATGAAACGGTGGAGCTCCCTCGTGTTAACAAGGAGAACTAAAAGTAAAAATACTTTTTGCGCTCCCTATCGGCGAAATCAAGAAGCTCATTTTTAACACCAAACCGTAGATGGCACCACTTGCTTTGGCGGATTTTTTAAACTTCCATAAGGATcactatattttcaatttattttttctcgTACATTCACTATGAATAAATGACGAACTTGACAAGCATCTCGACCACCTTCCAGCCAGCCTGCACATAAATGCTGCTCTGTATTCAGTCCTTCCACAGGACATTTATCCGATGGGATTAGTGAAACATTAACATGGCGAAGGTAGGTACCATATCCTCGCTAAATAAAATTTACGATATTTTAATACTAACTTTATTACTCTAAGTTAAATGACGCTAATGTGTTTTCATCTCAGCGCTAAATTTATAGTTTTGATTATGAGAATTTCCTAAGGGTGTAGATTGtaatatagaaaaaaatatcGCACTGCTATAGTCGTATCCTATTTCAACCCTCATAATACCATGGAGTAATTTATGACCATCCTGTTACTATCTCCAAAAGTAAACATTCCTTAAATTCTCATTTAttcaacatttaaaaaattcttttaaattatttcaatatttgtttTCCAAGAGAGGAAATAAACAAAAGCATTTCTCATGCTTCTTTTAACAAACATGAATGAAACCAGTAGCAACCCCGAGGGGAAAAAAGAATGTAAAGGCTGGGGTGAATGTATTCATTCAACCCCCGTTGTGAAAATAATTCACCGTGTAATTTCACTTTTCCCTCGGAAGGGGTTAATCCCCTTTAACTCGTAAACTCCACGCCTACGATCTATATTTACCCTacatattttcttcaatttaccCTCTAAATACTAATCCTTATATCTTCAACGTTCCGTGGGATTCTAGCTTTGAAAAGAAGTAgatgaattataatttaaacaaaagGATTTGAAAATGACAAATAACTAAATATAACATGGTTGAACTACGTACATTAGATCCGGGCATGCTTACTCCCCAGCCGACAACAGTACAGGAGGCGGTGtagctttgaaaaatatttgcgtCATAAGCAGGTGGAAGGGTGGCGTATTTCACGAATGAGTTAATCAACAGGGCTTTCCGTAGCTAAATACGAGACAAACAAAACTACAGTCAGTCACGAGAGTCTACGTGTTGCTATTCGTATATTCcacttgaaaaaaaagaaacaaatacacgttagttaaaataatgaacatacatataatattatcaatatgtttaaaataaaaaaaactcaCAGAAATccataaataataatgaatggaaACTTGATCGGTTAGATGTGACTGACTGTACGCGATGATCCTTTCATCCCCAATATCTTTCTATTCTTCTCTTCTCtgtgtttctttcattttattttccacataaagtttatatatatatacacataataGTCACCCTGAACAATCCAATATCGTGATTCATGCCCGTGAATTGAAAGTCTCTGTGCGGGAATATCCCGTCGATCAATTCCAACTGTATCGAACTCCAGGCCGGAAAGTAGACGTAAGTGGCTCCAGCGATCACGTAGAATCGGTGAGGATTCTCTGGTACCCATTTGCCACGGGACGCCGGTCTAAGCAACCGTAAAATCGATCAGTTTCTTAGCCGATCGGACCCTGGAgaatttttcttcgttcttcAGTGCCATGTTTATACAATGGATCGATCACGGGCGGCCAGTGATTCCTTGTTTCCAAAACTTGGATAGAAAGCTGATACGTATCATGGAAATGATAAACGCGCCCTCGATGTCGGTGTACACGATTTCACAATGATATTCTGTCACTTACGCAATGATAACACCTTACCAACCGGAAGTCTATTAACTCCTTCAGGATGTAAGGCTGGTGTAAAGGTCCTTTTCTTTGctcattattattaaaatagtaGACCCTAATTATTAGTATTAACAAAAGTAGATTGGAGGGTCTAATTCTGTCGCAATAAAAGAGCTAATAGACTTCTATAATTTGTTGACTGAAAAACAATCGATAAACAATCAACAGTTAAgaattcaattgaaataataatatttagagGATGATGGTTATCCACTTCAGTAGGTAAGGTGTTAATTTTATCTCCTCTTCctcatcttttattttttttttttttttttttaatcgttaCACAAGTTTAATAACATCTAACGCCactaaccctttcactgctgCGATCGCTACTGTTTTCTTATTTCATTGTTTTTAATACTACGTATGCTGACtcgcaattaaaaataattacgggAACATGAATCATACTTTGTGTCTTTTGTGTTTAGAAAATGTAGGTAtctgtttttttgttttgtacATAGAGTGTGACAGTATAACAGCTTCTTTCTACGCTGACACTTTGCTCTAGATTGCACCTTCGGCAATCTAAAGATTTATGGTTCTTATTGGTCGCTcaagaaagaaatttattttcaatttaatttaattccaatCACTGGTCTAGACAGCGTACTGGGAAGGGTTATTCTTCACCCTGAGCGACCAATTAATTCCACACGTGTGTATTCAGCATGTTCAAAGTTCTGAAAAGCAGCATACGTGTGTCTATGATAGCAATGAAAGCGCTACGAGCGAAGACTGCTCTACAACTGTAAAATGGTAGCAGGAGAATACGCGTGAATCAATGAAATCACCTCTTTCATTCACGATcgcgatagaaaaataataacacaCGTGTAAATTACTACCCGCTTCGTTACGACCCAGCTAATTAATCCCTATGGTATCGTTGCCTCAAGCACTCGAAATGAAAtcgattttctatttatttgaaCAGATTGATTTCATATTTTGAATGATGAAACGAAAGTTCAATTAATTCTCTAATATTAAAAGCTATCATGAAACTCTATTCATTCAATTCACAttcctaattatttattgtattaacTATTATAGAATCTGAAGGCTTACTGTTTCAAGACAAATTTTCGATCAagtatgaatatttataaaaatttctaattttctctAACTACATTCTCTCACACTTTGGTTtcttattagaattaatagaacAATGCAAAAATGATTATCTAAGCACTTTGAATCTATCAGTAAATAGGATCTTCTTGAAAGCACCAATGCAAGAGTTTTCATCGATTTGCAActagaatatttttgaaatcgatGATAGGATTATAAAGTAGGAGGAATCAGTAGTGAAAATGTTTAACTCTTTCGCTATGAATGAAAGACTCTATCATAGcgaaaaatttaatcaaaactGATTTGTCGATGATTCTGCTACCATTTTAAGGTGAAGAGCAAAGAGATTTGGTTAAGatagatttatattatttgctcAAACATGGAACACATCCGGGTTTAAAGTGATTATTTTATACTGGATTGGaattaatattagaattttcagtaatttttcatttggaGTAATTATCGAGGTAATTTGAAACTCGAATATGCTTGACTTGCTTGAAGACTTACAAGAGAGAATATCGAATATCCAGCAGTAATTACAGTctgcat
This region of Osmia lignaria lignaria isolate PbOS001 chromosome 10, iyOsmLign1, whole genome shotgun sequence genomic DNA includes:
- the LOC117611775 gene encoding uncharacterized protein LOC117611775 isoform X1 yields the protein MFRLKRNGILLRTSNRLLSDPRAVSVGTLLFIILTIISFSCSSISSSYRHSFSFSSSLPFPLRHRNHRSIVFVRFIDPRITLFSSIMREAIIITTCLLGAVFAGSPRLPRTSADERNTRNVSNNGGNVAGNTMPASVRNSQRNREQYLFNVFEVIVSTLESKLQRIENLDKAVEHLMRRVEALDSRVNDNIDKTDAVITKLRTLDLKLFNAQSSFFPVEPAYGTRTSDNKNGSAAKSGSTIQTINQKQEDTEASETLGEKLLSLDQKVSDIDNKLIDLKNQLDNNFLQNDDINAEASEKKPISMSVIEITKAMSNEVINHVTIEIENLRQATTNIDRKLQFHTNLVSDRLGAIQNMVTDVHDAILVGATANGQQIFNVTPAVEVSPKESKIDRLVQQMYPMITVSDKIDQIWNVVVGTKSSVDNLLPKSDELLSQTQRQERAISEIQQDFRLKTNKIIENLEDVENRLRKQVDDVPGTLGQRPIPAELLLDPTIDRLVEYDSSRYVGSTEEITTETSATPVTPTTIVSSSVSMSMSSSTSSNIVPVTGFNNSNIISAGLNNSINSTTSPGIVGSSSNSQRSSAKNRGVIFPSVKNKPSPANSTFATDAFLSFKDVKGYSCVDLLNAGMRDSGVYYLQIRGTTYWFLKVYCEQDIAEGGWTVIQRRDDFGEPRENFNRDWADYKNGFGDPAREFWLGNENIYMLTNNEDYMLRVELEDFEGNKRYAQYSHFKIYSEGEYYKLEIDGYDGNAGDSLNDPWYGSNNSPFSTYNRDNDRSSLNCASMLKGGWWWKSCGRGLNGLYLNDPQDLTARQGTWFYCLPLFSIVTNVIHIRYRMVSLERLGLHSKTRYDDDQTKRTHGSSIGY
- the LOC117611777 gene encoding trypsin-3 isoform X2 gives rise to the protein MVRPASRGKWVPENPHRFYVIAGATYVYFPAWSSIQLELIDGIFPHRDFQFTGMNHDIGLFRLRKALLINSFVKYATLPPAYDANIFQSYTASCTVVGWGVSMPGSNRGYGTYLRHVNVSLIPSDKCPVEGLNTEQHLCAGWLEGGRDACQGDSGGPLLCNGTQIGIVSWGKGCARPNFPGVYARLDLYLDWLNETMQRNIACQRNILDVIVILTAVISSTL
- the LOC117611777 gene encoding trypsin 3A1 isoform X1 encodes the protein MLLLFLLLCSFQAFIQPVDVILSNELKRSRKILSTKSVAARIVGGEVTDIRKYPFLVSVQRRHISHTCGGTYIAPRFVLSAAHCMVRPASRGKWVPENPHRFYVIAGATYVYFPAWSSIQLELIDGIFPHRDFQFTGMNHDIGLFRLRKALLINSFVKYATLPPAYDANIFQSYTASCTVVGWGVSMPGSNRGYGTYLRHVNVSLIPSDKCPVEGLNTEQHLCAGWLEGGRDACQGDSGGPLLCNGTQIGIVSWGKGCARPNFPGVYARLDLYLDWLNETMQRNIACQRNILDVIVILTAVISSTL
- the LOC117611775 gene encoding uncharacterized protein LOC117611775 isoform X2 encodes the protein MFRLKRNGILLRTSNRLLSDPRAVSVGTLLFIILTIISFSCSSISSSYRHSFSFSSSLPFPLRHRNHRSIVFVRFIDPRITLFSSIMREAIIITTCLLGAVFAGSPRLPRTSADERNTRNVSNNGGNVAGNTMPASVRNSQRNREQYLFNVFEVIVSTLESKLQRIENLDKAVEHLMRRVEALDSRVNDNIDKTDAVITKLRTLDLKLFNAQSSFFPVEPAYGTRTSDNKNGSAAKSGSTIQTINQKQEDTEASETLGEKLLSLDQKVSDIDNKLIDLKNQLDNNFLQNDDINAEASEKKPISMSVIEITKAMSNEVINHVTIEIENLRQATTNIDRKLQFHTNLVSDRLGAIQNMVTDVHDAILVGATANGQQIFNVTPAVEVSPKESKIDRLVQQMYPMITVSDKIDQIWNVVVGTKSSVDNLLPKSDELLSQTQRQERAISEIQQDFRLKTNKIIENLEDVENRLRKQVDDVPGTLGQRPIPAELLLDPTIDRLVEYDSSRYVGSTEEITTETSATPVTPTTIVSSSVSMSMSSSTSSNIVPVTGFNNSNIISAGLNNSINSTTSPGIVGSSSNSQRSSAKNRGVIFPSVKNKPSPANSTFATDAFLSFKDVKGYSCVDLLNAGMRDSGVYYLQIRGTTYWFLKVYCEQDIAEGGWTVIQRRDDFGEPRENFNRDWADYKNGFGDPAREFWLGNENIYMLTNNEDYMLRVELEDFEGNKRYAQYSHFKIYSEGEYYKLEIDGYDGNAGDSLNDPWYGSNNSPFSTYNRDNDRSSLNCASMLKGGWWWKSCGRGLNGLYLNDPQDLTARQGIVWFRWRGWDYTLKRAMMMIKPKGPTAAP
- the LOC117611775 gene encoding uncharacterized protein LOC117611775 isoform X3 — encoded protein: MFRLKRNGILLRTSNRLLSDPRAVSVGTLLFIILTIISFSCSSISSSYRHSFSFSSSLPFPLRHRNHRSIVFVRFIDPRITLFSSIMREAIIITTCLLGAVFAGSPRLPRTSADERNTRNVSNNGGNVAGNTMPASVRNSQRNREQYLFNVFEVIVSTLESKLQRIENLDKAVEHLMRRVEALDSRVNDNIDKTDAVITKLRTLDLKLFNAQSSFFPVEPAYGTRTSDNKNGSAAKSGSTIQTINQKQEDTEASETLGEKLLSLDQKVSDIDNKLIDLKNQLDNNFLQNDDINAEASEKKPISMSVIEITKAMSNEVINHVTIEIENLRQATTNIDRKLQFHTNLVSDRLGAIQNMVTDVHDAILVGATANGQQIFNVTPAVEVSPKESKIDRLVQQMYPMITVSDKIDQIWNVVVGTKSSVDNLLPKSDELLSQTQRQERAISEIQQDFRLKTNKIIENLEDVENRLRKQVDDVPGTLGQRPIPAELLLDPTIDRLVEYDSSRYVGSTEEITTETSATPVTPTTIVSSSVSMSMSSSTSSNIVPVTGFNNSNIISAGLNNSINSTTSPGIVGSSSNSQRSSAKNRGVIFPSVKNKPSPANSTFATDAFLSFKDVKGYSCVDLLNAGMRDSGVYYLQIRGTTYWFLKVYCEQDIAEGGWTVIQRRDDFGEPRENFNRDWADYKNGFGDPAREFWLGNENIYMLTNNEDYMLRVELEDFEGTRNTLISKSIRKENITNWK